One genomic window of Sebastes umbrosus isolate fSebUmb1 chromosome 15, fSebUmb1.pri, whole genome shotgun sequence includes the following:
- the LOC119503502 gene encoding basic proline-rich protein-like gives MGVLSGFRLTPVPGVLSGGSVDLRSMSPVGGPVDSCSKGPVGGPADYCSKCPVGGPADLRSTSPVGGPVDLRSTSSVGGPVDSCSKYPVGGPADFCSKCPVGGPADSRSRCVVGGPVNLRSMSPVGGPVDSCSKGSVGGPADYCSKCPVGGPVDLRSTSPVGGPQPPPPVSPGFQPKNCVPVTAGSQFQAPGFSGSVSALPPGRPPEFPDSVPVLHPGRPPEFPDSVPVLPPGRPPEFPDSVPVLPPGHLPEFPGSVSALTPGRPPEFPDSVPVLPPGHPPEFPGTVSAMPPGRPPEFPGSDSALPPGCPPEFPDSVPVLLPGHPPEFPGSVSALPSGRPPEFPDSVPVLPSGRPPEIIGAQCSWSPSSGPPSAHPVLFVERLGSVP, from the exons ATGG GTGTCCTGTCGGGGTTCCGGCTGACTCCCGTTCCAGGTGTGTTGTCGGGGGGTTCGGTCGACCTCCGCTCCATGTcgcctgtcggcggtccggtcgaCTCCTGTTCCAAGGGTCCTGTCGGTGGTCCGGCCGACTACTGTTCCAAGTGTCCTGTCGGGGGCCCGGCCGACCTCCGCTCCACGTctcctgtcggaggtccggtcGACCTCCGCTCCACGTCttctgtcggcggtccggtcgaCTCCTGTTCCAAGTATCCTGTCGGTGGTCCGGCCGACTTCTGTTCCAAGTGTCCTGTCGGGGGTCCGGCCGACTCCCGTTCCAGGTGTGTTGTCGGGGGTCCGGTCAACCTCCGCTCCATGTcgcctgtcggcggtccggtcgaCTCCTGTTCCAAGGGTTCTGTCGGTGGTCCGGCCGACTACTGTTCCAAGTGTCCTGTCGGGGGTCCGGTCGACCTCCGTtccacgtctcctgtcgggg GACCGCAACCGCCACCTCCTGTTTCGCCTGGGTTTCAGCCCAAAAACTGTGTTCCTGTGACTGCTGGGTCACAGTTCCAAGCCCCCGGGTTTTCTGgctctgtctctgctctgcCTCCGGGTCGTCCGCCCGAGTTCCCAGACTCTGTCCCGGTTCTGCACCCGGGCCGTCCGCCCGAGTTCCCAGACTCTGTCCCGGTTCTGCCCCCGGGTCGTCCGCCCGAGTTCCCAGACTCTGTCCCGGTTCTGCCCCCGGGTCATCTGCCGGAGTTTCCCGGCTCTGTCTCTGCTCTGACCCCGGGCCGTCCACCTGAGTTCCCAGACTCTGTTCCGGTTCTGCCCCCGGGTCATCCACCGGAGTTTCCCGGCACTGTCTCTGCCATGCCCCCGGGCCGTCCGCCTGAGTTTCCCGGATCTGACTCTGCCCTGCCCCCGGGTTGTCCGCCCGAGTTCCCAGACTCTGTCCCGGTTCTGCTCCCGGGTCATCCACCGGAGTTTCCCGGCTCTGTCTCTGCCCTGCCCTCAGGCCGTCCGCCCGAGTTCCCTGACTCTGTCCCGGTTTTGCCCTCGGGCCGTCCGCCTGAGATAATCGGTGCCCAATGTTCCTGGAGTCCCTCCTCCGGACCCCCCTCCGCCCACCCGGTTCTGTTTGTGGAACGTCTGGGATCCGTCCCTTGA